Part of the Paenibacillus sp. JNUCC32 genome is shown below.
ATGATTCCGGTTGGGACGCAATCCGATATGACGAACGGTTCAATTGATAATCAAATGCTGTATGAAAACATAAGGAGACATTCCAAATTATAGCATAGCGGGTGCTTCCACGGGATTTGCGTTCTAGCTAATCGCCGAACATAAGAATCCCCTTCCTTTGTTAAGGAAGGGGATTCTTAGTTCCAGCACTGATTGACTGCTCATGATGCAGCAACCACTGCTTTCGCGACAGACCGCCGCCATATCCGCCGAGCTCACCGCTCGTATTGATCACGCGGTGGCATGGAATGACAATCGCAAGCTGATTGGCGCCATTCGCTTGGGCAACGGCGCGATACGCGGTCGGTCTTCCCATCGCCGCTGCGATTTCGCCATACGAAGACGTTTGGCCGGGGGGAATCCGCAGCAATCGGTCCCACACTTCTTGTTGAAACGGCGAGCCCAGCAAGAACAAGGGCGTCTTGAATTCCGTTAACTTCCCGTCAAAATACGCTGCGAGCTCCAGCTCGATCGAACGGATCGGAGCCGTATGGCCCGGAATGATCGCCGACTTGGTTCTCTGCCGGAGACGTTCAACCTCACGCTCCAGGCCCCGGCGGTCCACGAATTCGAGCAGATACAACGCCTCTTCATCGGCAATAGCCATCATTGGTCCGAGACGCGTGTCGATCCATGAAGCCTTTAAGATGTTATGGTGCCCCGATCGGCTAGGCGCCGCGCCCATGATGCGGGAAAACGCATCCCTAAAACCGCTGCTCGACTCGTAGCCGGTCGACAGCTGCGCATCGATGACGGCATGCCCCTCTCGGATTTGCTTCAGGGCAAGTCCCATTCGCCGTGCCCGTGCGTATTCGACGAAGGTCATCCCGAACCGCTTCTTGAATTGGCGCCTTGCCGTCGAAGCATCCACGGACAGCTTCTGAAAGTCCTGGTTGGTCCACCTTTTCTCCGGATTCTCCTCAACGGCTTCTACGAGCAGCCGGACCAGGTCCGATACCTGATTGGGGTGCGATAGCGGACGGCAGCGTTTGCAAGGCCTGAAGGATGCAAGCAGCGCTTCTTGAGCCGTCTCGTAAAATTCGCAGTTTTCCATCTTCGGTTTCCGGGCCGGGCATGTCGGGCGGCAGAACACTCCTGTAGTCTTCACGCCTACATAAAACACGCCCTCGTACTCCGATTTCTTTTCCAGCAGCGCCTGGTAATACTCCTGCTGATTGGCAGCCGATATCACTTGGGTTCCTCCCCGCTCTGATGTACTTTCTAAGGGGCCATACGCTTGTTGTCCTTAATCATCATGCTCTCTTGTTCTCGTGTTTCTATTATATTTCTTTTGCCGGCATGACGTGGCCGAAAAACGTGCACGAATATTTTCGAGAGGAAAAAATGCATGAACCCCGATGGCTCTGTTTGACCAATCATACGAAAAGCCCCTTCCGTTGACCGGAAGAGGCTTTTTTCTTTCAAGAATATGAATTTCGCTTGAAGTTTAACCTTTAATGGATCCTGCCACCATGCCCTTCATGATCTGCTCCTGCAGGATCAGGTAGGCCACGATCGTCGGAATGACCGCGATCGCCATCGCTCCCATCGTCAGGCTGTAATCCGTGCCGAAGCCGTCCGAGAACAGGGACAAGCTGAGCGGGAGCGTCTTCAATGCCTGCGTATTGATGAATACGAGGGCGAAGGAGAAATCATTCCAGAATCGGAGGAATGCCAGAATCGATATCGTTGCCACAATCGGCGTACAGAGCGGCAGAATCATTCGGCCGAAGATTCCCCACCAGCCGCTGCCGTCGATCATGGCCGCTTCTTCAATCTCTCTTGGAATGGATGACATGTACGCCATCGCCAGGAAGATCGCGATCGGCAGCTCAAACGCCGTATATGGCAGGATGAGTGCGCCGTACGTGTCGAGCAGGCCGATATTTTTCATCATAATGAACAGGGGCACCAGCGTACTATGGATCGGAATCAGCAGCCCCGTCGTAAACAATACGACCACCAGCTTTTTAAACCGAAACTGGAATCTGGACAGCACATACGCCGCCAGCACGCTGAGCAGGATGGTCAGCACGACGGCCGTAATCGTTACAACCGTCGAATTGATCATCGCTCGGCCCATATTTCCGAGCTCCCATGCCCGGAATAAATTCTCGGTCATCCACTCCTTCGGCAAGCCGTAAGGGTTGTTGAAGAAATCCTGGTTCGATTTAAACGCGCTCGTAAAAAGCCAGTACAAGGGATAGAGCGTAAGAATCGCATACACAATCAGCAGCAATTTTACGAATCCGGTTAACCCCTTCGTGATGACGCGTTTCCCTGAGGTACTTCCGGTCCCGGTCGTCTGTAAATTCACATCGCTCCCTCCTTCATGTTAACTTGACTTTCTGCGCGTTGCGAAATAGTTAAGCGCGATAAGAATGGCGCTGACGATCATGATCATCGTGGAAACGGCGGAGCCGTAACCGTAACGGTATACGCTGAACGTGCTGTTGTACATATAGGTAGCAAGAAGCTCGGTCGACTGCGCCGGTCCGCCGCCTGTCATCACGATGACATGGTCAAAAGCTTTCAGGCTTCCCGAGATACAGAGCACAATGGTTACGACCACCGTGCTCCAGACCATCGGCAGCGTGATTTGCATCAGCTTGTTCCAGCCGGTGGAGCCATCGATTTTGGCCGCATCGTGGATCTCTGGCGAAATATTTTGCAGCGCTGCGATAAAGATGACCAGATAAGGGCCGATGTTCGCCCAGTTAATCGGGATCGATATCGCCAGCATGTTGACCTTCGGATCGGACAGCCACGCACGGGTCCATGACTCCAGGCCGAGCATCTCCAGCACATAGTTGGCAATCCCGAACTGCGGGTGGTAAATGTAACCCCAGATGAGACCGACAACCACCGTGGAGAGAACCATCGGCATGAAGACGGCTGACCGGATGAACCTGGAGAAGAACGAATTCTTGAACAATACGATAGCCAGAATCAACGCGATCGGAACCTGGCCGATAATGGACGATACGACCAGAATCAGGTTGTTTCGAAGCGCCCGCCAGAAGATCGGATCCTTGAACATCTCTCTATAATTGTCAAGGCCGATGAACGTGGCGTCTCCGAACCCTTTCCAACTGAAAAATCCGTAGTAAGCTGACCAAAAAACCGGAATGATGACAAATATCAGAAACAACAGAAGCGCAGGAAGAAGAGCTATGGCTATAAATCCTTTGCTTCTCATCGCTGTAGGCATGGTAGCCTCCTCCCTCCTAATCCTTATGCAGCGGGTAATCTATTCTTATGGAGTAGCGGATCGGGCTTGCGCATCCTGCAGCTTCTGGGCCACGCCTTCGACGGCACCGCCCATCATGATTTCCTGCAGGCCGTTGTTGATGACTTCAGCCGCTTCTGCAGACAGATAAGCATCGTATACCGGCGTAATGCCTGTGGATTTCACCAGGTTAAAGGCTTTGTAGTACAAGGAAGTAACTTTCGACTCATCGATTTCGGTATCGTACATGACCATGGAATTGCTCTCGGCAATCGCTTTTTGCGCTTCCGGTCCACTCACGGCATAAATCAGTTCGAGCGCCAATTCTTTCGCTTTCCCTTCCGTTCTGCTGCTAAGGGCCAGACCGCCGCCAGCTCCGCCGGAGATGGTGTTAGCTTCGCCTTTGCCTCCAGGGATCGCAGGCAGAGTCGTCACTTCAATATCCTTCATCTGCTCTTCGGAGGAAGAAGCCGCCAAGTTGGTGAGCGTCCACGCGCCGCTGATCATCATCGCTGCATTGCCTTGGATGAAATACTGCTCGGCTTGCGTGTTGTCGATGCTGTTGGCACCTTCTTGGAATGCTTTGTTGTCGACGAGCTCTTTGAAATAGCCAAGTGCTTCGATAAACTCAGGATCGGTGAATTTCGCGCCATCCTGTGCTGCCGCTTTTTTGAACCATTCGGTGCCGGTCACGCGGTCGGCAATCGATCCGATAATGGTGGATTGCGCAACCCACGGCGCTTTGTTTCCGAGGGCGATCGGCGTAATGCCGTTATCGTTGAACGTTTTAACCGCCGCCATCATTTCTTCCCAAGTCGTCGGAACTTTTACGTTATGTTTGTCAAACAACGCTTTGTTGTAGTAGAGAATCGATGTTGCGGACATGCCCAGTGGAGCGGAGTAAATCTGGCCGTCCTCGAACTCGTATGGATCAAATGCGCCCGGCAGGAATTTGTCCTTCCAATCGGAATGGGCGTCCAACACTTCCGTGATCGGTTGAAGCAGCTTCGCTTGATGAAGCTCGGCCGACTGACTTCCCGCATAAACGAAGAACACGTCCGGCATTTCATTCGCAGCCGCAACGGTGCTCAGACGCTGACGGTAACCGTCCGGCGGAATCGCTTGCGCGTCGAGCGTAACTTCAGGATGGTCCTGAGCAAATTGATCGATAAAACTTCGGACTGATTTCGCGCGCAGGTCGTCACCGGCAAAGTTATGCCAGATGGTCAGCTTGACCTTTTCTTGATCGCCTTCGTTCCCTCCGGCCTGCTCTTTGCTTTGCCCGCCTCCGCAAGCTGCAAGAACCAGTGTCATCATCAGCAGTACAAGACCTATTTTACGTTTTGGTCTCATGGTCAATCCCCCTTTTAATATACGAAAATGATGAAGCTTCAAGATGATTAGCCCAAGTATAAAAGAGGATGTAACGCTTACATAGGGGATATAATTCAGTCCATAGAGGGACAAAATTCAGGATTCGGGATTTGTCCGATACTCCGAAGGGGTCAGTCCGGTCCACTTTTTGAACAGGCGGTTAAAATATTTGATATCCTCGTAGCCGATTTCATTCGCGATTTCACTGATTTTGGCCGGCGTTTCCCGCAGCAGGTGCATCGCTTTCCGAAGCTTCGCCTGGGTTACGAATTCGATGTAATTCTGTCCGGTCTCCTTCTTGAACATTTCGCTGAAATAGTTGGGGTTCATATGAACATGCTTGGCTACTTGTTGGAGAGACAAGCTCTGTCCCAGGTGCTCATGAATGAAGGAGATCGCTCGCTGGACGGGACTTGTCGTCGACACCATATCACGGTACTCCTTCATGATGAGACCGAGCGAATCGACCAGCACCTTCTCCGGATTCTTGGTCAACTCGCGGATATCGTACGTCTCTTCCACTTTCACCGGACTGGTATAGCCGATAGACGTCGCAGCCCGTATGAGCCAGCGCTGTGCCGAAACGATCAGGGAATGCAGGTAAGCCTGAACCGAGCCGGGCGTTGCCTGGCCCTGGCTTTGGATACGCCGCAGCAGATCCGCCACCCATGCCTGCAAGTCGGCGGATTCCCCCGAACGCAGCAGGGATGACAGCTTGGTCTCTTCTTCCATCGAACATACCGTGCGGATGCCTGTACGTCCTTCGATATCTTCATAACGGATATGCCGTTCCGATTGCAGCAGCCACTCGTAGGAGCTGGCCTCTACCGCGGTAGCCAGCGCAATGTGCAGCTCCCTGGCGCTTGCGACCCGGCGGCCGCTGGCAGCCGTGATGCGGCAGGCATGCGTGGATTCCATCTTATGCAGAGCGGAATCTACCCGCCCCCAGCCATGATTCGGCTCTGCCCGCACCAACAGAAGCAGGGAGCCGTTCCATTCCAGCCACGCGCATTGCAGCACTTCGGCCAGCTCCGTGCCGATTAATCGATGCAGCTCGCTAACGTTCGATTGCTCCGCCTCTTCTGGATGCAGCGGATATACCGACAGCATCCAGATCTGCAGCACCGAACCGTTCGATTCCAAACACAGCTCCGGGTATCGCTCACACAATTCGGCCTCGGCATACTCATCCAGCGGAGTGCCGGAAGCAAGCAGCCTTCGCAGAAAACCCCGGTTGACCACCATTTCCTGGGCCTTCCCCTTCGCTTGTGTAAGCCTGCGCTGCAGCAGCCGTTCCCTGGCTTGGACAGCAGCCTCGATAATTTCCCCGGGCCTGCTCGTCTTCAGCAGGTAATCGCTCACGCCTTCCCGCATCGCCTGCTGCGCATACGCGAATTCATCGTATCCCGAGATGACGATGATCTCGATCTCGGGATGCTGCTGCTTGACTTGATGCGCCATGTCCAATCCGCTCAGGCCTGTCATGCGTATGTCCGTAAATATGATTTCGGGCATTTCAACGGGAATACGCTGAAGGGCTTCCTCCGCCGAAGCCGCGGGCGTCAGCACCGTAAAGCCGTTATCCGCCCAATTGATCACGGTACTCAAACCATTTCGAATGATCACTTCATCATCAACGATCATGACCTTCAATGTCGCCATCCCCTTTGCCGGATATTTCCGATTGTTGAATTTCAGGTAAATCAGGTATCGTAAACATCACCCGCGTCCCAGCACCCTCGGTGCTCTCCACACGCAGCCCCGCATCCTTCCCGTAATGAAGGAGCAGCCGCTTATGGACGTTCCGCAGCCCGTAGCTGCCGCGCGGGGTTTGTCCCTTCTCGTACTGCAGCGGATTTTCGACCAGCTGCTCCTGGAGCCATTTCAGGCGCTCCGCCGTCATCCCGATGCCGTCATCCTCCACCACGAAGCGGATCCCTTCGGGTTCGCGGTGTCCGCGAATCGTAATCGTCCCTATCCCGTCACGGCTCAGGATGCCATGCAGCATGGAATTCTCCACCAACGGCTGCAGCAGCAGCTTCAGCATGGTGTGCTGATACAGATCCTCTTCCACATGATCCTTAAACTCGAATTTTTCCGGATAACGGATGGTTTGGATATTCACGTAATGGCGGACATGCATGATCTCCTGCTGTATCGTGCAGTATTCCTGCCCGTTGTTGAGGCTGAACCTCAGAAAATCGCTGAGCGACCCCACCATCTCGGCAATCTTCACATCCTGGTTCATCAGCGCCAGCCAATGGATCGATGACAGCGTATTGTAGAGGAAATGCGGATTGATCTGCACCTGCAGCGCATGCATATCCGCCTCCTTCTTCAGCGACTCGTTCAGCTTCACTTCATCGGTAAGCTTCACGATCCGGGAGCTGAGCCGGTTATAACTGATAATCAGCTGCCCGACCTCGTCGACCGTCTTGACCGGCAGCGCCGGCAGCGGCTCTTCCGGGCTTGAGTTCTTGAGGAATTTCGTCAAGACGGACAGAGGATTCGTAATCTTCTGGATCAGGAAAAGAACCAGCACAATGGCGAGCAGGATAGCCACCGTGACCGCAACCGCCGTCAATTTGATGAAATACTGGTTCTGGGAACGGTATTCCTGCGAGGGAATGATGCCGACGAGCTTCCAGTTCACGCTGGACATTTTCTTATAGAGAATGGTCTTCTTGCTGCTTCCCTCGCCATAGTCAATATTGCCGCTAAGCCCCTCGAACTCTCCAATCGCAGGATAATAATCCGCCAGCGTCAAATTGGTCTCCATATCCGGCGGACCGGCGATAATCCGGTTATTCTCGTCAAGAAGAAGGACGAATCCGGTCTTCTCCAGGACGGCTTGCCGGAACTGATTGGCAATGACGCCCTGATCCAGATTGATCTGCAGGTTCCCGATCGGCTTGTATTTATCCGTGCTCCGAATCGGCCTGGCCAGCGTGATGACCTTCCTGACGCCTTCAAAGGTCCACTGCCGGTGAACGAATGACCACCATTTGGGATGGTGTTCGTAATAATCGGGAACCGTTTCGGTAATATTCCGGAACTCGGAGCGTACCAAAGATTTATGCGAAATCGCATCTTTGCTGCCGAGCGGTTCAACGATGATGTTGGCGATATAATCTTTGGAAAAGGCCAGGTTCGTCAAAAAATTAATAACCGTCGTCTGCTGAACGTAGTTGCTCTGCTCGGTCTTCAGATAGGCCTGAACACCGGTATGCCCGATGAGAAACAGCGAGATATTCTCCACGTCCTTGACCATCGTATCCAGGTAAGCTTCCAGTTGGCGGAGCGTATTCATCCCCGTAATTTTGGCCTTCTCTTCGGTCAGGCTTTTGGCTATGTTAAAAGAGAAAATACCCAGAAACAGCAGCGGCACCAGCGTAGCGATAATGATAAGCAACGACAATTTATGCTTTAGCGATTTCCCAAGCCATTGCTGCATACATACACCCCGTTCAAAGTCCCCATGGTATGGGCTTGTTATATTACTTAACATTGAATGCGTTTACTTCAAAATCAATCTCCATTCTTCGCTAAAATGTGTCAGGTTTATTAACTATCTTAGAGGAATCTTAAGACTCAAGTAAATGGTAATAAAGTCCTATGAGGAGGGATGAAATCTTCTTGAAGCATATGGTATACGCCCCATTTCGGCGATCGGCTACGGAGATGAAAACGGCGTTGAAATCTATAAAAGCACAGCACAAAAAGGGCGCCGCAGCGCCCTCACATTCGGAATTCACATCATTCGACCGAAACCTTCCGCTTCTAACCCATGTTGATCACATCCCGCCAACATGCGTTTATGTGTAGTCCTAAAGCTTTATAATGAAAAACCGTTATTGCCCTCGCTCTTCCAAGCGACGATATTCCATGTCATCCACCTCAAACCGGTTCAGCTCTTCATTAAATCGGTATGTTATTCGGAGATCCCCGGCAAAACCGGCCGGGCTCATGCTTCCTGCCGCTTCCGTAAGAAGCCGTCCTTCCGCCAAACGATGTCTGACAACGGCTCCGAAGCCAAGCTTATCAAATAGATAGCTTTTATCTTTGGAATCGTCCTTGAACTTCTGGACGCTTTCCTTTCCGTCAACCGTAACCTTAACCGTAAAGTGATCCGCTTCCTTCTCGATGCTGGATTTCACATGGCTCGATACGGCCTGCTCCAGCGATTCGATCGGGATTTCCTCCAGAGAACCGGCATCCACTACATGCATCTCCCCCGCGTACAGACCGGTGCCCGTCCCGTCCACGTAGAACACAACAACGTCCGGCTTTCCATCGCCTGTGACATCCTGGTAATGAATGACCGGTTTACGCGTAGCCTCTCCTCCATGCCAGTCCTTAAAGACCCGCTTCCTGCCTTCTACCTCGACCACCATGCCTTCATATCTGCCATATTTCGATGCGCTGACCGGATACAGCTTCACATTGCTGTTCTCCTCCGCCGTCAACAGGTCAACCTCCGGCGTATAAATGTAAACCATGCCATCCTTCGTATCCAAGCGGACTTCAGCATCGTACAGCTCCGTCATGAATCGGGCGGGAGCCATGACGCGACCATCCATAAGCTGCGCGGGAACGGACAGGGCGTAGGTCTTCTCTTTTCCCTCGGCAACGTCGCTTCCCATTTTCAGGGTGACTTGATCGGTGCCCGTGTTGACGGTTAGCGTCTTATTCTTGTTATCCCAGCGGAGCCCCATAGGCTTCAAGTATTCCTTGACCGTGTTCAGGGGGACCAGCACTGTGCCGTTCACGATGACGGGTTTGACATCCGGCGTCATTACATAATGATTGACGTTTAAAAATTCCAAGTCCTTCTTGTGCGCGGCCTGGGCCTGTACCGCCGTACTTAACAGCATTGCGGCCGCTATAGCGCCGCTTGCAGCCATTTTTGTCCATTTCCGGGTTATCATGTTCGCTAATCTCCTTGGCTTGTAATATTCAGCAATGCATCTATAACTAAGACGCAAGGTGAACGCAATTGGTTCGTGCATATCCATGAAAAATGACGAAAAACGTCTCTATTTCGATTTCGATTTTTTTCGATCATCATCAGTAAAAATTGCCGCTTTTAAACTTAAATTCATGACCACATTCCAGATGATATGTTAGAATCAGAAATGATTGTTATATTATGGAACATATTTAATTCAAGGTTAATGGCATTCATTCGGGATACCAACGATCAGTATGTCATGGATCGGGCACGAACTCACCTGTATCCGAGCTCCGAGCATAAGCGGGGAGTTAAGCCATCGCCTGGTCTTAAGGATACGACAGCTGGAATCTTCGATATGATTCGTAAAACAGTACCTTGAAGGGAGGTGAGCTCCTTGAACCAGGGGATATCCTTTTTCGGCATGTTTTCCATGCTCAGCATTATCGTATACGGGCTATTCGCACTTCTCGGTTTATATGCTTTGTATCTCCTCATCAAATTGATGATCCGGGCCATAACCGCGCTTGAACTCTACATCGACGAGAAGCGCAACCGACGGTTGTAAAGGCAAACTTCGGATAAACCGAGGTTGAAACCACGGAATATCCTATGGTAAAGTCTAGGCAACCAGAAATGAAAGGGTGAACCCAAAGCCAATGATCTACTAATCCTGTCCCAAGCATTTGGAAAACACTTCGATTTCACGATACGAGGTTTTCGGGATAGGATTCGTGCGGCTTTTTTTATATGTGACGGGTGGATGTTTGAGACTTCTCCATGTAGAGTCCGCATCTTCTTTGTTCGTATTCGCCTCCTATTCCGAAATCTCGGAGTGGGGGGTTTTTCTATTTTATCAACACCAATTGAGAGGCTAGAGATTATCGATGACAGGAACTCATCTAAGCATCCAAGGGGGAGCCTTCTCCATTCCGGGAAAGCCGAACGCGAGATTTGAACACGCTCAATCAAATGAAGAATCCGCTTTAAGCATCCTAACAACTTCTACAAGGAGGCATGTTCGCATGCAGATCACGATACAGGAGTACAAGATAGCGAACCGGGAGTCGGGACCTTATGGCATTGCGGCAGGACGAGACGGGGCCATCTGGTTCACGGAGCAAAAAGGAAACCGGATCGGACGAATCACCAAGGGAGGGGATATGCGTACTTTCGATGTCCCGACACCGGATGCGGGGGTCATGTCCATCCTCTCTGCCCCTAACGGGGACCTCTGGTTCACGGAGTACAAAGCGAATAAAATCGGACGGATGACAATAGAAGGGACAATCACGGAATACGACTTGCCGCGCGCAGGCTCGTACCCTTCCTATATCACGGCCGGTCCGGACGGCGCGCTGTGGTTTACGGAAAACCAAAACAACTGCATCGGCCGGATTACGGTAGACGGGGAGATCGCCGAGTACCGGATTCCAACCGAGCAATCAGGGCCTGTCGGCATCACGGCAGGTGCCGATGGCGCCCTGTGGTTCGTTCAAATCAACGGCAATCAAATCGGACGGATCACGACGGCCGGGGAGATTACGGAATTCAAGCTCCCGTCCGGGAATGCCAGACCCCATGCCATCGCGGCGGGAGCTCGCGAAGATTTATGGTTTACGGAGTGGGGAGCCAACCGGATCGGACGAATGACATGTACCGGGGACATTACCGAGTACCCGATCCCCACCCCCTCAGCCGAGCCTCACGGCATTACCGTGGATTCCGGCGGCGAGGTATGGTTCGCCGAGGAATGCGATCAGATCGGCCGTTTCATCGTTCAATATGAGGAGTCCTGATCGAACGCTCTACGCCGAAAAGTCCGTGCAGCCTGCTGCCGGGCTTTTCCAGCGCGAAGCTGCTCCGGCTGGTTTCTTCATCTAGGGGAATATGATAGATTAAATGGATACTTAGAATTATTTCTCTTAGGAGACTGTACGATGATGAACCCAAACCTAACTTTAGATGATCTGCAGTGGCAAACGCTCATTCAGCAAACTGCCGGTTATTTCAGCGATTTGACCATTAAACGGGGATTTCAATATTATAAGCAGGGCCGTGTCCACGCAAGCGAAAAGGCGGATCCGTCCGGTGTGATCGAGGCTTCCGTGGATGGAACGGAAACCTACCGCATCAGGCTTCAGCTGCATTCCCTGAGCGACAGCGAATGCAGCTGTCCCGTTAACGAGGGCTGCAAGCATATGGTGGCCGTTCTGCTTGACTATGCCCAGCTTCAGGGCCGATCCATCCATGCTTTGGTTAATGCGCATTCGACTACGTATGCCGCATCTTCCTCGTATGACCGAAGCGATTCCGGCTTGAGCCAAGGCCATGAACGGCCGCCTGCC
Proteins encoded:
- a CDS encoding bifunctional transcriptional activator/DNA repair enzyme AdaA codes for the protein MISAANQQEYYQALLEKKSEYEGVFYVGVKTTGVFCRPTCPARKPKMENCEFYETAQEALLASFRPCKRCRPLSHPNQVSDLVRLLVEAVEENPEKRWTNQDFQKLSVDASTARRQFKKRFGMTFVEYARARRMGLALKQIREGHAVIDAQLSTGYESSSGFRDAFSRIMGAAPSRSGHHNILKASWIDTRLGPMMAIADEEALYLLEFVDRRGLEREVERLRQRTKSAIIPGHTAPIRSIELELAAYFDGKLTEFKTPLFLLGSPFQQEVWDRLLRIPPGQTSSYGEIAAAMGRPTAYRAVAQANGANQLAIVIPCHRVINTSGELGGYGGGLSRKQWLLHHEQSISAGTKNPLP
- a CDS encoding carbohydrate ABC transporter permease — translated: MNLQTTGTGSTSGKRVITKGLTGFVKLLLIVYAILTLYPLYWLFTSAFKSNQDFFNNPYGLPKEWMTENLFRAWELGNMGRAMINSTVVTITAVVLTILLSVLAAYVLSRFQFRFKKLVVVLFTTGLLIPIHSTLVPLFIMMKNIGLLDTYGALILPYTAFELPIAIFLAMAYMSSIPREIEEAAMIDGSGWWGIFGRMILPLCTPIVATISILAFLRFWNDFSFALVFINTQALKTLPLSLSLFSDGFGTDYSLTMGAMAIAVIPTIVAYLILQEQIMKGMVAGSIKG
- a CDS encoding carbohydrate ABC transporter permease gives rise to the protein MPTAMRSKGFIAIALLPALLLFLIFVIIPVFWSAYYGFFSWKGFGDATFIGLDNYREMFKDPIFWRALRNNLILVVSSIIGQVPIALILAIVLFKNSFFSRFIRSAVFMPMVLSTVVVGLIWGYIYHPQFGIANYVLEMLGLESWTRAWLSDPKVNMLAISIPINWANIGPYLVIFIAALQNISPEIHDAAKIDGSTGWNKLMQITLPMVWSTVVVTIVLCISGSLKAFDHVIVMTGGGPAQSTELLATYMYNSTFSVYRYGYGSAVSTMIMIVSAILIALNYFATRRKSS
- a CDS encoding extracellular solute-binding protein — its product is MRPKRKIGLVLLMMTLVLAACGGGQSKEQAGGNEGDQEKVKLTIWHNFAGDDLRAKSVRSFIDQFAQDHPEVTLDAQAIPPDGYRQRLSTVAAANEMPDVFFVYAGSQSAELHQAKLLQPITEVLDAHSDWKDKFLPGAFDPYEFEDGQIYSAPLGMSATSILYYNKALFDKHNVKVPTTWEEMMAAVKTFNDNGITPIALGNKAPWVAQSTIIGSIADRVTGTEWFKKAAAQDGAKFTDPEFIEALGYFKELVDNKAFQEGANSIDNTQAEQYFIQGNAAMMISGAWTLTNLAASSSEEQMKDIEVTTLPAIPGGKGEANTISGGAGGGLALSSRTEGKAKELALELIYAVSGPEAQKAIAESNSMVMYDTEIDESKVTSLYYKAFNLVKSTGITPVYDAYLSAEAAEVINNGLQEIMMGGAVEGVAQKLQDAQARSATP
- a CDS encoding response regulator transcription factor — translated: MIVDDEVIIRNGLSTVINWADNGFTVLTPAASAEEALQRIPVEMPEIIFTDIRMTGLSGLDMAHQVKQQHPEIEIIVISGYDEFAYAQQAMREGVSDYLLKTSRPGEIIEAAVQARERLLQRRLTQAKGKAQEMVVNRGFLRRLLASGTPLDEYAEAELCERYPELCLESNGSVLQIWMLSVYPLHPEEAEQSNVSELHRLIGTELAEVLQCAWLEWNGSLLLLVRAEPNHGWGRVDSALHKMESTHACRITAASGRRVASARELHIALATAVEASSYEWLLQSERHIRYEDIEGRTGIRTVCSMEEETKLSSLLRSGESADLQAWVADLLRRIQSQGQATPGSVQAYLHSLIVSAQRWLIRAATSIGYTSPVKVEETYDIRELTKNPEKVLVDSLGLIMKEYRDMVSTTSPVQRAISFIHEHLGQSLSLQQVAKHVHMNPNYFSEMFKKETGQNYIEFVTQAKLRKAMHLLRETPAKISEIANEIGYEDIKYFNRLFKKWTGLTPSEYRTNPES
- a CDS encoding cache domain-containing sensor histidine kinase, yielding MQQWLGKSLKHKLSLLIIIATLVPLLFLGIFSFNIAKSLTEEKAKITGMNTLRQLEAYLDTMVKDVENISLFLIGHTGVQAYLKTEQSNYVQQTTVINFLTNLAFSKDYIANIIVEPLGSKDAISHKSLVRSEFRNITETVPDYYEHHPKWWSFVHRQWTFEGVRKVITLARPIRSTDKYKPIGNLQINLDQGVIANQFRQAVLEKTGFVLLLDENNRIIAGPPDMETNLTLADYYPAIGEFEGLSGNIDYGEGSSKKTILYKKMSSVNWKLVGIIPSQEYRSQNQYFIKLTAVAVTVAILLAIVLVLFLIQKITNPLSVLTKFLKNSSPEEPLPALPVKTVDEVGQLIISYNRLSSRIVKLTDEVKLNESLKKEADMHALQVQINPHFLYNTLSSIHWLALMNQDVKIAEMVGSLSDFLRFSLNNGQEYCTIQQEIMHVRHYVNIQTIRYPEKFEFKDHVEEDLYQHTMLKLLLQPLVENSMLHGILSRDGIGTITIRGHREPEGIRFVVEDDGIGMTAERLKWLQEQLVENPLQYEKGQTPRGSYGLRNVHKRLLLHYGKDAGLRVESTEGAGTRVMFTIPDLPEIQQSEISGKGDGDIEGHDR
- a CDS encoding copper amine oxidase N-terminal domain-containing protein; this encodes MITRKWTKMAASGAIAAAMLLSTAVQAQAAHKKDLEFLNVNHYVMTPDVKPVIVNGTVLVPLNTVKEYLKPMGLRWDNKNKTLTVNTGTDQVTLKMGSDVAEGKEKTYALSVPAQLMDGRVMAPARFMTELYDAEVRLDTKDGMVYIYTPEVDLLTAEENSNVKLYPVSASKYGRYEGMVVEVEGRKRVFKDWHGGEATRKPVIHYQDVTGDGKPDVVVFYVDGTGTGLYAGEMHVVDAGSLEEIPIESLEQAVSSHVKSSIEKEADHFTVKVTVDGKESVQKFKDDSKDKSYLFDKLGFGAVVRHRLAEGRLLTEAAGSMSPAGFAGDLRITYRFNEELNRFEVDDMEYRRLEERGQ
- a CDS encoding virginiamycin B lyase family protein, which gives rise to MQITIQEYKIANRESGPYGIAAGRDGAIWFTEQKGNRIGRITKGGDMRTFDVPTPDAGVMSILSAPNGDLWFTEYKANKIGRMTIEGTITEYDLPRAGSYPSYITAGPDGALWFTENQNNCIGRITVDGEIAEYRIPTEQSGPVGITAGADGALWFVQINGNQIGRITTAGEITEFKLPSGNARPHAIAAGAREDLWFTEWGANRIGRMTCTGDITEYPIPTPSAEPHGITVDSGGEVWFAEECDQIGRFIVQYEES